The Corylus avellana chromosome ca8, CavTom2PMs-1.0 genome has a segment encoding these proteins:
- the LOC132189810 gene encoding uncharacterized serine-rich protein C215.13: MATSSSRTRSSGPVLRSLSPSGRYCSSTTSNTSFSSTSSAFASSTSSSFTSPSSTFFHHELHRHHHRSHHHHQRSASPTRVNLYTTVPLSTSVRFSIDHRSISPNSSQVIKSHRSPISMPKKKCTCSPTSHPGSFRCSLHKNASHHGNGGNHEGSYPSNRLNMRRSAMKNSLVRIGGVEGEWVKRALTALIRPSSHNLRRRADFQPTPSRLCIMSKAEDS; the protein is encoded by the coding sequence ATGGCAACCTCGTCGTCTAGAACCAGATCTAGCGGACCGGTGCTGCGCTCGCTCTCACCGTCCGGTAGATACTGCTCATCCACAACATCAAACACGTCCTTCTCATCCACCTCATCAGCCTTCGCTTCCTCCACAAGCTCCAGCTTCACTTCCCCTAGCTCCACTTTCTTCCACCACGAACTTCACCGTCATCACCACAGAAGCCACCATCACCACCAGAGATCGGCTTCTCCAACGCGTGTCAACCTCTACACCACCGTTCCGCTCTCCACCTCCGTCCGATTCTCCATCGACCACCGTTCCATCTCCCCCAACAGTAGCCAGGTCATCAAGAGCCACCGCAGCCCGATCTCCATGCCCAAGAAGAAGTGTACGTGCTCGCCGACGTCGCACCCGGGGTCCTTTCGCTGCAGCCTCCACAAAAACGCCTCTCACCATGGCAACGGAGGCAACCATGAGGGCTCATATCCTTCCAACCGGCTCAACATGCGCAGATCGGCTATGAAGAACTCGCTGGTTCGGATCGGTGGCGTGGAGGGTGAGTGGGTCAAGCGAGCCTTAACAGCCCTGATCCGGCCCTCGTCGCACAACCTCCGGAGAAGAGCCGATTTCCAGCCCACTCCGAGCCGGCTCTGCATCATGTCCAAGGCCGAGGATAGCTGA